One part of the Leptolyngbya sp. FACHB-261 genome encodes these proteins:
- a CDS encoding HEAT repeat domain-containing protein → MDDEDLSLLDITQPDSPLDHLEDLDAETDVPGPDPEAMLALLELPDPGQRMQAARAFCELVDERAVEPLIRLLADPCPLVRVSAAYALGRNPSPKAVAPLIAQLEQDWNGYVRKGVVWALGNSLAREALSPLVNALQTDITAVRLWAASSLAQVGVACSDLSNAAIRALASALNQDPATVVGGNCAWAIGQICRELPAGPTYTFGVDALIQALEDVRDLGVRDDARTALLKLGDSRGLQVIEELEGEGLL, encoded by the coding sequence ATGGATGATGAAGATCTGTCCCTTCTGGACATCACACAACCTGATAGCCCTCTCGATCATCTAGAAGATCTAGATGCTGAGACCGATGTGCCAGGTCCAGATCCAGAAGCCATGCTGGCCTTGCTGGAGCTTCCAGACCCTGGCCAGCGCATGCAAGCAGCACGAGCCTTCTGCGAGCTGGTAGATGAGCGTGCAGTTGAGCCACTGATCCGCTTACTGGCCGATCCCTGCCCCTTGGTCCGAGTCAGCGCCGCTTACGCCTTGGGCCGCAACCCTTCCCCTAAAGCGGTTGCGCCTCTGATTGCCCAGCTTGAGCAAGATTGGAACGGTTATGTCCGTAAGGGAGTGGTGTGGGCTTTGGGCAATAGTCTGGCGCGTGAGGCGCTCTCACCACTAGTCAACGCGCTACAAACTGACATTACCGCTGTGCGTCTATGGGCAGCGAGCAGTCTAGCTCAGGTCGGTGTGGCTTGTTCTGACCTTAGCAACGCAGCTATTCGAGCCTTAGCCAGTGCTCTGAACCAAGATCCAGCGACGGTCGTTGGTGGTAACTGTGCTTGGGCGATTGGTCAAATTTGCCGGGAGTTGCCCGCTGGACCTACCTATACTTTTGGCGTGGACGCCCTGATTCAAGCTTTAGAAGACGTCCGGGATCTGGGGGTTCGAGATGACGCCCGTACAGCTCTACTCAAACTTGGGGACTCGCGAGGTCTTCAGGTCATTGAGGAACTGGAAGGGGAGGGCTTGCTTTGA
- a CDS encoding NAD(P)/FAD-dependent oxidoreductase: MRPQALVIGGGAGGFFGAIACAQTNPAVRVTLLEASPQPLGKVKISGGGRCNVTHHCFDPVALSQNYPRGSKALRGVFTRFQPQDTITWFAQHGVKLKTEADGRMFPVTDDSQTIIDCLIETAKQVGVQLRTQAPVQQINHLTDGFRVTLKSGEVLIAQSLLLATGSNPQGYRWAAELGHTVLPPVPSLFTFNLQDPRLLGLEGISLEKVQLTLALSNVEAKGKKPLKLSQTGPLLITHWGLSGPAVLKLSAWGARGLQAHQYRAPLIINWLGGMEREAAQADLLAYRQTNSRKSVGRVSPFDNVPRRLWERLLEAADLSLETQWAQVTKQGLNALLQELCAGQYTVAGKGKFKEEFVTCGGVDLKDVDFRTLESRRCPRLYFAGEVLDIDGVTGGFNFQSAWSTGWLAGQAMAEALKASPPLPVPQ, from the coding sequence ATGAGGCCGCAGGCACTGGTAATTGGGGGCGGAGCGGGCGGTTTCTTTGGTGCGATTGCCTGTGCTCAAACTAACCCTGCTGTTCGAGTCACGCTCCTGGAGGCATCGCCTCAACCACTAGGCAAGGTCAAAATTTCGGGGGGTGGTCGTTGCAATGTCACTCACCATTGCTTCGATCCGGTTGCCTTGAGCCAAAATTATCCGCGTGGTAGCAAAGCGCTGCGCGGCGTTTTCACCCGCTTTCAGCCTCAAGACACGATTACCTGGTTCGCCCAACATGGTGTCAAGCTGAAAACGGAGGCCGATGGCCGTATGTTTCCGGTGACTGATGACTCACAGACCATTATTGATTGCCTGATCGAGACGGCTAAGCAGGTTGGTGTACAGCTACGCACTCAAGCTCCCGTGCAGCAAATCAACCACCTAACCGACGGCTTCCGAGTCACACTCAAATCAGGCGAAGTTCTAATCGCTCAGTCGCTGCTCCTGGCAACAGGCAGTAATCCTCAAGGCTATCGTTGGGCAGCTGAACTCGGCCATACGGTACTGCCGCCAGTGCCGTCCCTATTTACCTTTAACCTACAAGATCCCCGCTTGTTGGGTCTTGAGGGTATCTCGCTCGAGAAGGTTCAGCTGACCTTAGCTTTGAGTAACGTTGAAGCCAAAGGCAAAAAGCCCCTCAAGCTAAGCCAGACCGGCCCTTTACTGATTACTCACTGGGGGCTCAGTGGGCCAGCAGTGCTCAAACTTTCTGCTTGGGGCGCCCGGGGGTTGCAGGCCCACCAGTATCGAGCGCCCCTGATTATCAATTGGCTTGGTGGCATGGAGCGGGAAGCGGCCCAGGCAGATCTCTTGGCTTATCGGCAAACCAACTCCCGTAAATCCGTTGGGCGTGTTAGCCCTTTTGACAATGTGCCGCGCCGCCTTTGGGAGCGACTGCTAGAAGCTGCCGACCTGTCTTTAGAAACCCAGTGGGCACAAGTCACCAAACAGGGCCTCAATGCATTGCTGCAAGAACTTTGTGCAGGTCAGTACACAGTTGCAGGCAAAGGTAAGTTCAAAGAGGAGTTCGTCACTTGTGGCGGCGTTGACTTGAAAGACGTAGATTTTCGCACGCTAGAAAGCCGCCGCTGTCCCAGACTCTACTTCGCCGGGGAAGTCCTAGACATTGACGGCGTGACAGGCGGCTTTAACTTTCAAAGCGCCTGGAGCACGGGCTGGTTGGCAGGACAGGCGATGGCTGAAGCGCTCAAAGCAAGCCCTCCCCTTCCAGTTCCTCAATGA
- a CDS encoding Fur family transcriptional regulator, whose translation MSTPPNASSSRHPERTRSQKRILSLLKDFKRSLSAQEIYLELRQEGQRIGLATVYRALEALKLEGEIQSRTLTSGEALYDLPHRDEHHLTCLQCGVSVPIDDCPVHELETRLSQNQRFKIYYHTLEFFGLCTDCQPV comes from the coding sequence ATGAGTACACCGCCTAACGCCTCTTCTTCTCGTCATCCTGAGCGGACTCGGAGTCAGAAGCGCATTCTCTCGCTGCTGAAGGACTTTAAGCGCTCGCTCTCCGCCCAGGAGATTTACCTGGAGTTGCGTCAAGAAGGCCAACGCATCGGTTTAGCAACGGTTTATCGAGCATTAGAGGCACTCAAGCTTGAAGGCGAAATTCAAAGCCGAACCTTAACCTCCGGTGAGGCACTTTATGATCTACCCCATCGAGACGAACACCACCTGACTTGCTTACAGTGTGGTGTTTCAGTTCCTATCGATGATTGTCCTGTACACGAATTGGAAACGCGTCTCAGCCAAAATCAGCGTTTCAAAATCTACTATCACACCCTAGAGTTTTTCGGTCTGTGCACAGATTGTCAACCGGTTTAG
- a CDS encoding LapA family protein — MRSTSSSLITVQAQPEAPVWSKSVINRDIFHDPYLGSIVGGLLIAVLLSLGRNVFLLRANHRANRKISKLESQISNLEATLQETLREVNHWIDVNLEVRRQEETAYLILKKVRQAVNALDQKLSTMEQSRQGTEALATPTPVRPLSAAPTNGHERKMRPRPGGSLPPVPPSNLPPNNLPVDYISEIFKVYQDLTRIVFTFERRVAASQRSAQEVVQMRRQMSKLQTRYQQTVDETLSSCSEVFVAKLLTVLRASSTRFETYGQRKNFCQITFLGLDLELVFQDVQSVQSFINVLDFCLERGAEFIQVFVQPERFANRTTSYYTPSGSRIVKLNVRSSGYFHGRNCYRIGVALEQADLDWLRGWNVR; from the coding sequence ATGCGCTCTACCTCCTCTTCCCTGATCACGGTCCAGGCCCAGCCTGAGGCGCCCGTTTGGTCCAAGTCTGTTATCAATCGCGACATCTTTCACGATCCCTACCTTGGCTCGATTGTTGGTGGTCTGTTGATAGCCGTTCTGCTGTCATTGGGCCGCAACGTGTTCCTGCTACGGGCTAATCACCGGGCGAACCGTAAGATCAGCAAGCTGGAGAGCCAGATCAGCAATCTGGAGGCGACGCTTCAGGAAACTTTGCGGGAAGTCAACCACTGGATTGACGTCAATCTAGAGGTACGGCGTCAGGAGGAAACGGCTTACTTGATCCTGAAGAAGGTGCGTCAAGCCGTCAATGCGCTGGATCAGAAATTGTCAACTATGGAGCAGTCTCGGCAGGGGACAGAAGCTCTAGCAACCCCAACTCCAGTTCGCCCTCTTTCGGCTGCCCCAACCAACGGGCACGAGAGAAAAATGCGGCCTCGGCCCGGTGGCTCTCTGCCACCCGTACCTCCCAGCAATTTGCCACCGAACAACTTGCCGGTCGATTACATCAGCGAGATCTTCAAGGTTTACCAGGATCTCACGCGCATTGTCTTCACCTTTGAGCGTCGGGTTGCAGCTAGTCAACGCTCTGCTCAGGAAGTTGTGCAGATGCGCCGTCAGATGAGTAAGCTGCAAACTCGCTACCAGCAAACGGTTGATGAAACCCTGAGCAGTTGTTCAGAAGTCTTTGTCGCTAAATTGCTAACTGTATTGCGGGCTTCAAGCACTCGCTTTGAAACCTACGGTCAGCGCAAAAACTTCTGTCAAATCACCTTTCTGGGCCTAGACCTAGAGCTAGTCTTCCAGGATGTACAGAGTGTTCAGTCCTTCATTAATGTCCTGGATTTTTGCCTAGAGCGAGGCGCCGAATTCATTCAAGTTTTTGTGCAACCCGAACGCTTTGCCAACCGAACCACCAGCTACTACACGCCCAGTGGCAGCCGGATCGTTAAGCTCAACGTGCGCTCGTCCGGTTACTTCCACGGCCGTAACTGTTACCGAATTGGCGTTGCTCTAGAGCAAGCAGACCTGGATTGGCTTCGCGGCTGGAACGTCCGCTAA